In a single window of the Mustela nigripes isolate SB6536 chromosome 17, MUSNIG.SB6536, whole genome shotgun sequence genome:
- the LOC132005609 gene encoding zinc finger protein 829 isoform X6, which translates to MVERELTRGLCSDLESMCETKILSLKKRHFSQVIFTHEDMPTFIQPTFLTPHQKTVNEEKPCECKICGKAFNQNSQFIQHQRTHSADKSYECKECGKTFSRGSLVTRHQRIHTGEKPYECKECGKAFSCSSYFSQHQRIHTGEKPYECKECGKAFNYCSNLNDHQRIHTGEKPYECKVCGKAFTKSSQLFPHLRIHTGEKPYECKECGKAFTQHSRLIQHQRMHTGEKPYECKECGKAFSSASTLTNHHRIHIGKKLYECKECGKAFIQSSELIQHQRIHTDEKPYECNECGRAFNKGSNLTRHQRIHTGEKPYDCKECGKAFGSRSDLIRHEGIHTG; encoded by the coding sequence atctGGAATCTATGTGTGAGACGAAGATATTATCTCTAAAGAAGAGACATTTTAGTCAAGTAATATTTACTCATGAAGACATGCCTACTTTTATTCAGCCCACATTTCTTACTCCACATCAAAAAACTGTTAATGAAGAGAAACCCTGTGAATGTAAGATATGTGGAAAGGCCTTTAATCAGAACTCACAATTTATTCAACATCAGAGAACTCATTCTGCTGACAAAAGCTATGAGTGTAAGGAGTGTGGGAAGACCTTTAGCCGTGGCTCACTTGTTACTCGACATCAGAGGATTCACACTGGTgaaaaaccctatgaatgtaaggaatgtggcaaGGCTTTTAGTTGTAGTTCATATTTTTCTCAGCATCAGAGGATTCACACTggtgagaaaccctatgaatgtaaggaatgtggaaaagcctttaaTTATTGCTCAAACCTCAATgatcatcagagaattcacactggtgagaaaccctatgaatgtaaagTATGTGGAAAAGCCTTTACTAAGAGTTCTCAACTTTTTCCACATCTGAGAATTCATACTGGTGAAAAACCTTacgaatgtaaggaatgtgggaaggcctttacTCAACACTCAAGGCTTATTCAACATCAGAGAATGCATACTGGtgagaaaccttatgaatgtaaggaatgtgggaaggcctttagtAGTGCCTCAACACTTACTAACCATCATAGAATTCATATAGGCAAGAAACtctatgaatgtaaggaatgtggaaagGCCTTTATTCAGAGCTCAGAACTTATTCAACATCAGAGAATCCATACAGATGAAAAACCTtatgaatgtaatgaatgtgggaggGCTTTTAATAAAGGCTCAAACCTTACTAGACATCAAAgaattcatactggtgagaaaccctaTGACTGTAAGGAATGTGGAAAGGCCTTTGGTAGTCGCTCTGACCTTATTCGTCATGAAGGAATTCATACTGGGTGA
- the LOC132005609 gene encoding zinc finger protein 829 isoform X7, which translates to MCETKILSLKKRHFSQVIFTHEDMPTFIQPTFLTPHQKTVNEEKPCECKICGKAFNQNSQFIQHQRTHSADKSYECKECGKTFSRGSLVTRHQRIHTGEKPYECKECGKAFSCSSYFSQHQRIHTGEKPYECKECGKAFNYCSNLNDHQRIHTGEKPYECKVCGKAFTKSSQLFPHLRIHTGEKPYECKECGKAFTQHSRLIQHQRMHTGEKPYECKECGKAFSSASTLTNHHRIHIGKKLYECKECGKAFIQSSELIQHQRIHTDEKPYECNECGRAFNKGSNLTRHQRIHTGEKPYDCKECGKAFGSRSDLIRHEGIHTG; encoded by the coding sequence ATGTGTGAGACGAAGATATTATCTCTAAAGAAGAGACATTTTAGTCAAGTAATATTTACTCATGAAGACATGCCTACTTTTATTCAGCCCACATTTCTTACTCCACATCAAAAAACTGTTAATGAAGAGAAACCCTGTGAATGTAAGATATGTGGAAAGGCCTTTAATCAGAACTCACAATTTATTCAACATCAGAGAACTCATTCTGCTGACAAAAGCTATGAGTGTAAGGAGTGTGGGAAGACCTTTAGCCGTGGCTCACTTGTTACTCGACATCAGAGGATTCACACTGGTgaaaaaccctatgaatgtaaggaatgtggcaaGGCTTTTAGTTGTAGTTCATATTTTTCTCAGCATCAGAGGATTCACACTggtgagaaaccctatgaatgtaaggaatgtggaaaagcctttaaTTATTGCTCAAACCTCAATgatcatcagagaattcacactggtgagaaaccctatgaatgtaaagTATGTGGAAAAGCCTTTACTAAGAGTTCTCAACTTTTTCCACATCTGAGAATTCATACTGGTGAAAAACCTTacgaatgtaaggaatgtgggaaggcctttacTCAACACTCAAGGCTTATTCAACATCAGAGAATGCATACTGGtgagaaaccttatgaatgtaaggaatgtgggaaggcctttagtAGTGCCTCAACACTTACTAACCATCATAGAATTCATATAGGCAAGAAACtctatgaatgtaaggaatgtggaaagGCCTTTATTCAGAGCTCAGAACTTATTCAACATCAGAGAATCCATACAGATGAAAAACCTtatgaatgtaatgaatgtgggaggGCTTTTAATAAAGGCTCAAACCTTACTAGACATCAAAgaattcatactggtgagaaaccctaTGACTGTAAGGAATGTGGAAAGGCCTTTGGTAGTCGCTCTGACCTTATTCGTCATGAAGGAATTCATACTGGGTGA